TAATTACATGCTTCTTGCCTTTTGATTGACTGCAGAGGGCTTCACCCCTGCACTAGCCACTTTTGGTTAACCAGTAGACTTGGGTCCTGCTTAGCCTGATCACTGTGCCTAAGATAGCCACTTCCCACTGGACAGCCAGTTGACCTGAGCTTTTGGGCCGCATTCCCAAACCAAGTCCTTCTCTCTGTTTCAGTCATAAAAGTGCTGGTGTAGGGGAAGGGATGGGAAGGAACGTGGAGCCCACACCCATTTCTCTCAGGACCCCATTTAGCTCCCCTGACTGCTCCAACTGAGGGTTCTCAGATGTGAGGCTCTTCCTTCATACTCCCCTGCCCTGGATAAGACCCTTTTTGGATCATGAGTCCTCCAGGGCCACAGATCTATGCCCTGACTAGGCAGGGCCCAGGGCAGCCTGTGCCGGGAGAGTTGCTTGCCTTCCTCCGCTCCTCAGCTGCCTCCAGTCGCTTCTGCAGCTCCTCCAGGGAGGCGTCCTTCCTCTTGGGGGGAGAGGAAAGCACAGGGCTCTCTGGGGACAGGTCAGAAGGGGACTTGAGGATGACCTCGAAGCTCTGGCCAGAGGCCCGCTTATCCAGCTGCTTTACCTCCATGTCTGCAGGGCAAGACCAGACAGGGCATCAAGAGGGCCGGCCAGAGGACGGGGGCAAGGTGAGGGGCCTGTGTGGGGCAACATGCTAATCAGGGGCTGAGGGAAGGGGGAAGATGCTCATGCAAGACTCTCAGGCCTGGGTCCTTCTCCCAAAGCCACCCTCTGCAGAATCCAGCCATGCCAGGGTGCTTGAGAGTCCAGGGGAGGCAGGAAAGGCAAGGTGGGCAGGCCTGGCCCAGCAGGCCAACAACAACGTGGGCCCACTCACCCCCATACTGGTAGATGGTGTTGGGGTGAGGCTGTGAGTAGAAGCAGGAGCAGATGAGTGACAGCACGGACAGCTCCTTCATCTTCTCCTTGTAGGCTGTGGGCATGAGGCCATGGTGAGCGGTACCATCACTGTCCCACCCCTGAGTCTTCTGATCGGGGTCCCATTTTTCCCACCCTGTGAGACAGAGCTGTTCATCACACTATGTACCCACCTCTCTGACTTCCAtccctcctctccccctcctGTCTCCAAGCTTGGACTCTGGTGGTATCTCCCAACACTGTTCTTTCTGTGCTTCTGTCTCTCAGTCTCTCCCCTCCTGGAGTCCTTTTCTCTCCGGGTGTTTCTGCCCATCTCACTTTTCTGCATCACTCTTGGTCTCAGCCTTATTCTTTCTATATGTCCCTTTCTCCTGCTCTGgtctgaatgtctgtgtcctcccAAAATTCACGTGCTGAAATCCTAAGGCAGTGTGCTGGTGTTAAGAGTggggcttgggctggggatgtggctcaagcggtagcgcgctcgcctggcatgcgtgcggcccgggttcgatcctcagcaccacatacaaacaaagatgttgtgttcgccgaaaactaaaaaataaaatattttaaaaattaaaaaaaaaaaaaagagtggggcTTTTGGAGgctgtgtgtggctcagtggtagagtactcacctagcatgcatggggcagtgggtttgatcctcagcaccacataaatataaaatgaatatattgtgtccacctaaaactaaaaaataaatattaaaaaaagagtggGACTTTGAGAGGTGAATAGGTCATGAGGGTAAAACTCTCcagtgggattagtgcccttagagGATAGGACCCAGGGAGGGCCACCAGCCATTTGGGCAGGTAAGGTCCAAGTGAGGATGCATCTATGAGCCAGGAAGcaacctcaccagacaccaaatcttCAGGAATCTTGAACTCCCAGCTTCCTGGACTGTTCTTGTTTAGAAGCCACCTAGTCAAAGGTGTTTTGTTGTGACCACCTGAACAGATGGGGACACAGCCTGGGTCTCTGTTCACCCTTCTTTAAGATTCTGTCATTGTCTTTGTGCCTTTATCTCACAGTGCAtccctccccttttctttctgAGTATTTCTCTGTGATTATTTGTTGGTGTGTGGCTTTCTGCCCTTGATACTTCCCATCCCCCACTAGCTCCtgttcctctccctctctctcaggcAGACAAAACCAACTACcacctcactttttttttcttgtactgggaattgaacccatggacattttgccactaaactacatcctcagccccttttatttttttctgttgagacagggttttgctaagttgcctcgaacttgtgatcctcctctctcaacctcccaaatagctgggatcacaggagtTGTGCCACAAAGCCTAGCCAAACCCCCACTCCCACGACTGGGACCAGTACCAcagctctctctccttctttctcttctttgtttttatattttttagacatactctcactatgttgcccaggctggtcttgaactcctgaaATCAagggaccctcctgcctcagcttccctagtagctgggactacaggtgtgtgccaccctgcCTGAACTGTAAACTTTCTGAACTATAGACTTGGGTGAAGCCCTCAGATTCTCCTGCGTCTTTTCTATTCATCCTGAGGACAGTGTGGTCACCCTGAGATAAAGCCACACCCTCAGCAGACACATACTGTTCACACAGGTAGGGTTGGACAAGGACAGGAGGAGCTGTCCATTCAGCACCACAGctcaccttcttttttttttaaagcgagagagagaatttttaatatttattatttattttttttagtttttgttggacacaacatctttgtttttttttaattaagtttagctcatttttatttttatttttttaatacttattttttagttttcggtggacacaacatctttgtttgtatgtggtgctaggatcgaacccaggccacatgcatgccaggcgagcacgctaccacttgagccacatccccagcaacatctttgtttgtatgtggtgctgatgatcgaacctgggctgcacgcatgccagacgagcgcgctactgcttgagccacatccccagccccgcacaGCTCACCTTCTTGCCCTTCCAGATCAAGTGCCACCAACTAGTGTCCCTGCCATCTgaccagaaaaagaaaatgagctaGTCAGGCAACTGTGGCCCTGGCTCCTGTTGGGGGAAGGGAAACACATCCACTCTTAGAATGGAATAATTCAACTCTTTCAGGTCCTTTCCCCATGGTTTGAACTCCAGTGTGGGCCCACGATCTCAGTAATGCTCAACAATCCTGTAAGCACCCTATAGTCACCCAGTTCTCCAGGACCCAGATTGCTGGAGTGAAGTGAGAATGTCAGAGTACAGTCCTGGGTGTCTGTGCTCTTGCCCCCCACTCCAGTCTGGGAGGCTCTGCAGCCCATGCCTCACCCTTCCTGGCTGGAGAGACCCTCTCAGAAGAGGTAATCCAGCTTCCATACATGGTTATATATCAGCACCCCTCAAAGGAACAGACAAGAACTTGAATAACTCTTAGATGGgcaagaaactttttaaaaaattcttctttttcttcttctttttttttttttcagttgtagatggacacaattatttatttatttttatgtgatgctaaggatggaacccagtgcttcacacatgctaggcaagtgctctaccaattgagccccaagaatttttttttcctagtcctggggattgaacctggggcctcttacatgctaggcaaatgctctgcccctGAGATATATCCCTacacctttaaaaaaattttattttgaggaagggtctcattaaattgcccagtctcgtcttgaactcgtgatcctcctgcttcagtattAGTGGACAAGAAACTTTCTGGTCAAATTTCACacatgataatttttttaaaatacttttagttgtagatggacacaatacctttttgtttgtttgtttggtttttaatgtggtgctggggactgaacccagtgcctaatcatgctaggcaagtgctctacaaccccACAAACCCAGTCCCATGgtaatgtttttaaaatgagcTGATACGAAATTGAGAGGACTGTGAATGTGGAAATAGGACACAGGCAGGTGGTTGGACCTGTGTATTCAGAGCTGGAAGGTTTAAAGATCATGTCTCCCTTAGAATGGGAAACAGAAGCTTTGAGAGGTTAGGTAGCATGGCTCAGGTGGTCAGTCTCAGAGTTGCATAAGGAGCTAAATATAAGGCAGAATCTACAAAAGCCATGAGCAGCATGGTGGCTGGAAGATGCCAAGCCTTCCAAAGTAAGGCTCAGACGTGTGGCCAGGACTCAGGGCAGATTCGAATAGTTTGTTGGCCATGGGAAGGACAGAGTTGGCCTCGGGTGTCCTGGGAGAGTACCATTCTGAGCTTAGCTGTCCCAGTATCTCTGCAGGGCAAGAATGGATGAAGCCCAGATGGACAAGATTCCCAGACAGGGTTGGGGATACATTTGATCAGTGACACACAAGCCCCCTCCTCTACTGGGCCTGAGGGGCGGAGTCAGGGCGGCGCACTAGGTGGGCGGAGTTTGTGCCTGGGGCCTGGCGAGCGCGTGGGAGAAAACCCAGCTAGACAGTTGACCACAGGGATCCGACCCCAGGGTGGAGGGAAGAGCAGGAGAGGGAGTGGGGGCCTGCTGTCTGTCATCGCTGGCatcaagaaagaaagacaaagctGTCTAGGGCAGTTGAACAGGGCAGAGGGtccggtgtgtgtgtgggggggtcctCGAGGGTCACCCCTCATCCAACGTCCGTATGGTGTCTGCCCCTCCGCCAGAGCTCCGCACTTGTGGCTGGCCGCGGGTGGGGACTGCTTTCGAGGGCTGTGGGTCTGCAGAGCACCGCGGAggtagggagggagaggcagACCCGCCCCCCAAACCCCCGCCAATCCTGGGAAGATTGGGAAATGGCAGCAGCCCTTCCCCCACCATCCAAAGCCCGTGGCGCAAAGGGTGGTGGCTTTTCCGGCCAGAGAAGCTTGCCCTGGCGTCGCCGTCGCCGAAGGGTGGTCTCCGAGTCCGCAAAGTCCCAGAGTGGGGGGTGGCGACGCGTGGGGCGGGTGCGGCTCTCTTGCTCCGGGCTCCAGCTGGTCCGGGCCTCCTGCAGCGCCCCCGCCAGCGCCCCTTAGACGCAGTGACAGCCCCGGGGCCGCTGGGGAGGGCCCCACTCGCTCTCCCATCCCCCACGAAAGCGCGGTTGAACCGATATCTAAGGTCGCTGGCGCCTCAGGTGACCCCCCTCCACACAGCACGGGCGCCTTCACCCAGGGACAAGAATCGGTGCCCGAACTCCTGGTGGAACCACCCTGCGGCAGACGCCCGACCTGCCCCCCGGCACCCGAAGGAACGTCGCGTCCCTGGCCAGACACCGCCACCCCTCCAGGCCGAGGCGCGGCCCCTGCGGCTTCTGCAGCCTCCGGGCGGTCGCTGCAGTCCGGGCCCTGGGGCGCTCAGGCAGGTCGGGCCAGCCTCGCAACAGCAACCAGCCCCTGCCTCAGGCCAGACCCGCCGCAGCCCCCGGAAACCCGAGGCCCTGCCGCCTACCGGACACGGTGCTGGCCATGGTGCTGGTGGCGACGGACTGCGGAGGCCAGAGAGACGCAGGCGGCGGCTGGAGCTGCAGTCGGCGAATGCTGCAGTGCTAGGGAGGGGAGGGAGCGAGGCGAGGGCGGGCGCGGCGGGAGGgggtgggagggggagggaggagggagcgaGCGAGGGGGGAGAGCgagggtgggggagagagagggaaggaaggaaggaaggaaggaaggagggaaggagggagggagggagggaggcgatAGGGAGTGCAAGCCAGTGCCTAGGCAGGGGCTGCCGCCGTCATAGCGGGAGCACCCAGGGATAAAAGCAGAGGAGTATAACGAGAAGCCCGTGCTCCACCCTCCCACAGCCGCTGACTGCCATTCCTCCAGACTTGGCTTTGTGCTGGCTTCAGGGTGTGTAGAAATAAGCCCCCATACCCACCATGTGGGAAGGTCCCACAGTCAGGGTGGTGTCTCAGAGCTCTTGAAAGAAGCTGCTGGAGACTGGGATAGCCACTAAGCCCTGGTCTGTGCTCAGAGAAAGGAATGTCATGGACCAGAGGGGTGGGCATTCCCAAGGGCAACTCTTCTGTGTCCAGAAGATGGGCAGGTTCCAGGCAGAGAACAGGGTAGTTGGATTGATGAGGTTAGAACCCCATCTTTGAAGTGACATAGAGGCAGGCTCTGACATTCTTTCTTTGCCTGAGGACAAGTTTCTGAGTTCTCTGGACCTCTGGTTCTTGAGTGTAAGATGAGACCAGGATGCCAGACCCCAGATGGTGGAAGAGAGGGAGTGTGCCAGGGCTGGAGCATGCACTCAGTGGAGTGCATCTGTCTTGCTTCCCCCAGAGAGAGGCTGGCAGACAGACACAGTGCTACTCCTGTTTCAGGGATGGACACTGTGAGGCCAAGAGAAGGCTTGCTCCACCAACAATTAAGACTTAGGACCAGGAATAAAACTCAGGGATCCTTAGAAGTTCTACCCAGAAATGAGGCCAGCTCCAAAAGGCCGAAGTCAAGGACAGGCCAAAGGACTGAGATAAGCCTGAGCAACAACATCTTAGTGCTACAATCACAGGATGGACGGTGAATTCTGACAACATGAATGAGTTTGGAAGCAGGTTGGCCTTTGGACCTTCCAGACAGAATTCAGCCCAATTGATCACCTCTTGTTAGCATTGGCATCCTGAGAATTGTGAGCTAACCCTTGAGAGGTATTTTGAGCTGCTGAATTGATGGCAGACCTGTCAactaacacacacagacacagacacatacacattGGAATTCAGTTCTGACAGGAGCTGGGAGAAGAGCAGCAGGGCAGAGATCTAATGCCTTGGGCAGTCTACACAAGGGAATGTTGGGATCATTCCCTAGGGGAGACCTAAGCCTGCATGGCTCAGGGCTGAGTCAAGGACAACTCAAGTAGCATCATGGGTGGCCTGCCACAAGCAGTGGTAGCTGGGAACTGTCAGTGTCCTTCAGATGGACTCAGCTCCAGATACTGGAACTCAGGTGCTAGGATCAAGAGAAGTAACCACCTCTGGTCCTCTAGTCTTCTCCTGTGGATGGAGAATACTTGTCTAGGCAGGATCAAGGGACTGTACTACCTCAGACTCACTTTGTTCATGTCCTCTGTTGAGTTTCTGTGTCCATTTGGGCTAGAGGGGCCAGCTGTTTGAGAAGCCCCTGGTACAGTGCCAGATACACAGTAGGTGCACATAACATCCAGAGTAAGTATACTGAATGTTTGCCCCAATATAATGGTACCAGGCCTTGGAGCAGATTATATTTttctgtgtgtggtactggggattaaacccaggacactTTGCTACTCAATGACATTCTAGCTggtcttgtgattctcctgcctcagcctcctaagtagctgggattacaggggtgtgccatcCCACCCAACTCTTGGAGAAGATTTGGACTTCTCAACCACAGTCAGTTGCAGGGAGTTCATAAGCAACCATTTGAAAGACGCTTTTTGTGAACTATGAGTTTATAGATATGATCCTGCACTGATCTGAAAACAATCCTGGCCCTTCCCTGGAGGAGCCCTGCCCCTCGCTCAGTCAAAAAGCATCTGTGAAGTGCCTACTCACTATATGCTGGAGTGGGGACTATGCCAGCAATGAGAGCACAAGGCAGGAGTCCTGGCAGTACCAGGCCTGCCTAGATGAGTACCCCTGCAGCAACCAGTCATGAGCAGTCCTGGGGCTAGACATGGACTTCCTTCCTCCTAGCTCTGTGCAAGTTCCTTCCATTACTCCTCTTTAATTCCAGACAGGCATTATTTCACTCTTGGATGGAATGGGGACccttggactctcctcctctcccAGTTCCAGCCTCATTGGCTCTTTTGAGCACTTCACACCTTGGAGGGTCTTTCATTTCTGGGGCTTTCCCAATACTTGCAACATGACTTTTCCCATGCTGTTTCCAACCAATCTACAGGGTGGCCTTTCTGACTTCTAGTCATGGCAGCCTCCTCTCTTGTGTCTCTTCCTTGTATTCATCACAATGTGACTGGTTCATATTTGTCTTGTAGTCATCCACAGCTGTGTCCCGTGAAGCTTGAATGAGCAGATGCTCAATTTAGGTTTGTTGCCCTGGTCAAGATCCCTGTGCCTGCTGAGTGAGTCTTGCTATGGTCAGTCTTGGTTTCCCCATCCCCTCATCTCCCAGGTTGGGTTCAGTGAAATTTTTTCCTCTcagtctggggattgaacccaggggtgttatatcactgagcaacacccttagccctttttattttgagacaggatattgctaagttgcccaggctggcctccaacttgtggtcCCCTTacaaagtcactgggatcacaggtgtacaccaccacaacCCATAGCAGAATGGCTTTTACATGTTTTAACTCAGAAGAGGTCCAGTTCTGGCCTATGAAAATCCCAAGTCTCTGGGTCTTTGCCTCTCCTTCCTTAGATTTCTCAGGAGGAACACCCTTGCCTTCAGGAGATGATTGGTATGGAAGTGAAGGACGGAactcctggctccttgcaggcttTGGGCAATCTACACATAGATGGTACTGAAACCTGTTCTTGGTGCCCATTCAATTATTAGCGGCCTATCTCATCTTCTCCAAATCCCTGCTGAGATCTAGGAGCATCTGAGACAGGTGCCTTGGGTGGGTACCAGCGTGTGTCAGGTGCTTCCTCAAAAGAGACCTCACACAAGAGCGTGGGCACACACAGATGCTGTCAGTGGGCAGCACTGCTGCTCCTGCTGGGACATGCTAGGGTCGCCTGAGGCAATACCTCCGACGGAAGGCCTGTGGGGGGCGGGCGGGTCTCTCCTGCGACCACCAATGACTACCAGCTGGAGCCAGATGCTGGGGATTCAGAGGGGCCTGTGTAGACCTCTGGGAACACTGACGGAAGAGAGGCTGGACCCAGGGGAGAGTAAGGactggggtgggggggagggcTCTCTGGAGCGCGTCTAGGGCCACTGCAGCCATTTGCGGATTTTACTGACAGCCATCGCCGCAGGCCTCTGCGAGGCGAGGGCGGGGACCTCGAGAACGCAAGGTGCCGGCGCATTTGTGCGCTCGGTGGCGGCGGCCTGGCAGAGGGAGGAGGTGGCCGGACGTCGGGAGAGACGTCGTAGCGGCAGGAGCCGGGCAAGGAGAGTGCTGCGCCCGGAAGAAGCCGTGGCGGACCGCGCGACGAGGCCGAAGAGCAGACGGACCCTGCGACTTGAGAATGGTTTCCAACCGGAGCATCGAACGGCGGACAGGAAATGAAGGAGGAAGTGCAGCGTGCGCCTCAGCCCGCCAAGTCTGAACCCTGTGACGGTGCGTCTGAGCCTCGCTGGGAGTCGGTCGGCTGGGCACCTGGGGAGCCCGAGAGGTGGAAGGCTCCCGCCGAGACTGGCGATCGGAGACGCGCCGCGGTCTCGCAGCCGGCCGCTCCGCTGCAGCGGCCGCGCGGCACCTGGGGCGGCCGGATCCTGCGCCAGAGCGTACGCAGCCGGAGCGCCGCACCGCGCCGCGCTGGGCTGGGGCCTGAGCTTTGTGTTTGTTGGTCCCAGCTTCCAGGCAAGACGGAGGCCTGGAGAGGTTGAGCGACTTGCTGAGGGATGCTCGATTTGCATCCCAGGATGTCCTTTCGCTACTTTGGCTGCAACTGGGTGACCACCCGGGCGACATGGGGAATGGCCCCTGCCTTTAGGGCAGTAGAGGGCAGGAGGCGCAGACGCTGCATTCTGCACCGTGTGCCGGCCCAGGGAGGAGCGGTGCCGCTGCGGTCTCAGCCTCACTCGCTCCTGTGAAAGTCACCGAATTGTTGCTTCTTGGGCTCTGTTGTTTTTGTGAACCCAGGCGACTCTTCAGAGTAGGACTGAGTGGCTTGGG
This region of Callospermophilus lateralis isolate mCalLat2 chromosome 3, mCalLat2.hap1, whole genome shotgun sequence genomic DNA includes:
- the Stmn3 gene encoding stathmin-3, translating into MASTVSAYKEKMKELSVLSLICSCFYSQPHPNTIYQYGDMEVKQLDKRASGQSFEVILKSPSDLSPESPVLSSPPKRKDASLEELQKRLEAAEERRKTQEAQVLKQLAERREHEREVLHKALEENNNFSRLAEEKLNYKMELSKEIREAHLAALRERLREKELHAAEVRRNKEQREEMSG